Genomic segment of Chloroflexota bacterium:
ATCTCCTGCGCCAGGGCCGCGTAGGCCAGCGCTCCGGTGGAGCTGGGTGCGTAGGTCAGGATCGGCTCGCCATAGCTGGGCGCCTCGCTCAGGCGCACGTTGCGGGGGATGACCGTCTCGAATACCTGGTTGGGGAAGTGGCGACGCACTTCCTCCGCCACCTGCTGCGAGAGGTTGGTGCGGGCATCGTACATGGTCAGCACCATGCCCGCGATGCGCAGACCAGGGTTCAGCCGCGTCCGCACCAGTTGGATGGTCTGCAGCAGTCGCGTCAGCCCCTCCAGGGCCAGGTACTCGCATTGCACCGGGATGATCACCCCGTCGCGAGCGGCCGCCAGGCCGTTGACCGTCAGCAGGCCCAGGCTGGGCGGGCTATCGATGAAGACGAAGTCATAGTGTGCCCACACCTGTGCCAGTGCACGCGCCAGCAGCCGCTCTCGCCCCTCGATCCCCACCAACTCCACCTCGGCCCCGGCCAGCGCTGGCGAGGAGGGCGCGACGCTCAGCCGAGGTCGCCGGGTGGGAATGATCACCTCCTCCATCGTCGCGTTGCCGATCAGCGCGTCGTAGATCGATCGCGATAGATCGGCCACGGAGATCCCGATGCTGCTGGTGGCGTTGGCCTGGGGATCGATGTCCGCCAACAGGACGCGATAACCCGCCGCCGCCAGGTAAGCGCCTACATTGACGGCGGTGGTGGTCTTGCCCACCCCCCCTTTCTGATTGGCGAACGCGTAAACGGTGGTCATAGTCGTATTCAGGGTAGGTGACCTGCCCATTTAGAAAGGCCGAGCGTGCTAAACATGCTCGGCCAGCCATGCCTCCACAGTCTCCCGCGTGGGGATGCCCTGCACCCCTGGCGCCTCCACGGAGAAGGAGGCGACCACATTCGCGAAGTGCGCGGCCGCCAGGGGGTCGCCCGTCTCATCCAGACGGATGAGGAAGGCGGCAGTGAACACATCCCCTGCCCCGGTGGGATCCACCTCCTTCGCCGGCCGAGGAGGCACGTGGTGTGCTTCCCCGCGCCAATAGACGATGCAGCCCCGCGACGCCTGGGTCAGTACCACGATCTCGGTGTAGGCGGTGTACTGCTTCAGCGGCGCGTAATCTCCTCCCAGGTCCTCGTCGCTCAATACCAACACGCGAGCGGCCTTCAGCACCGTTTCCGCGTGTTCCCAGGGCTGCGGTAGCACGCGGCCGGACTCGTCCCAGCGTCGCAGCCATCCCTGGGGGACCACCCCCACCAGGGAATGGGGAAACGCTGCCGCCATCTCAGGATCCACCTCCTGGGCCACCGGTCCCAGAAGGACGATCCTGGGATGACGCCATTGCGGCGGCACGCTTGTGATCGTAATCGGCTCGGCGATCTCGCTTACGAACTGCTGTCGGTGTCCGTTGCGGTACACGTTACGAAATGTCGTCGTATACAGGGAGGGCAGAATGTGTACGTCGATGCCCTTGTAGTAACCGTTCCGTATGATGGACGGGTCGGCTCGGGTCAGGATCGCCGCTCGACGCCCCAGGCGTCGGGCGGTCAATGCCGCATAGGTCGCCGTCCCGCCCAATGTAAAGCCGTTCGGCTGCAGGTCTTTCGTGATGTGACCGATCACCAGAAAATCCACGTCTCCTCACCTCCTTCTCTCTATCCTTTCTGCTCGGTTGACAACGGACAACTCGTATCCTTCATCCCCATCCAAACTCGGACGCGGCTGGGCCTCACCTGGTATTGGAGCAGGGCTCAGTGCCCTGCAGAGTCTGCTCGGCCGGGCAAAGGATCGCGACGATCAGCGTGGCACCGCAGAGTGATCTGCGGGTTCAAACGCAGTAAGCAATAACGGACATATTGTAGCATACCCCCCAGGGGCGGTCAATCAGGTCAGGCGGGAGTGGACCAAGGGGCGCCTATCCATTTTCGATCGTTTTGCGCGAGCCATGGTTTTGTGGTAAACTATGGTTCGCCAAGCCCCCATAGCTCAGGTGGATAGAGCGCCGGCCTCCGGAGCCGGGTGCGCAGGTTCGAGTCCTGCTGGGGGTACCAATGCGGAGCTTTGTGCTCCGCTGTTTTCGTTTGTGGGAGTCCTCTGTCGCCCTGATGGGGAGTTAGCGGGCTACCTGGCCCGGGGCGGGTGGACGCTGCCCCCAGTAGCACTGCACTTGGGCCATATCCGGATAGCCCTCCACATCGCCTGGGACGGTGACCGCCAGTGCTCCGACCAGCGCTCCCAGGCGCAGGCAGTCCGGCCATTCCCATCCTTTGAGCCACCCGGCCAATATCCCCGCGTCGAATCCGTCGCCGGCCCCCACCGGGTCGACGACGTGCGGCACCGGGTACGCGGGCACGCGGGCTTCCTCCTGCCCCGTTCGTAGATATGCCCCCTGGGCTCCCAGCTTCACCACCACGACCTTCGCTCCCCCGGCCAGTATGGCCTCGGCCAGTGCCCTCTCCCCCTCGCACTGGAAGATCGTCTCCCCTTCTTCCAGCCCTACCAGCACGATATCGGCTTGGCCGGCGAGATCCCGGAGCACTCGTCTCGCCTCGTCCAGTGGCCACAGCTTCAGACGCAGATTGGGGTCGAAGGAGATGGTCAGCCCGGCCTCGCGCCCCAGCTCGATCGATCGGTAGACCGTCGCTCGACAGCTCGCGCTGAGCGCGGGCGTGATGCCCGTCAGATGCAGAAGGCGCGCCCCACGGAAATAGGCCTGGTCCAGATCCTCTGGGCTGAGATGGCTGGCCGCGGACCCGCGGCGATAGTAGATCACCTCCACGCGCCCCATCAGCCCCCGCTCTCGGAACATGACCCCCGTCGGGTGATCGGGGTCCATGCGCACGCGAGAGACGTCCACGCCCTCGCCGCGCAGCGAGGTCCGGATGTAGTGGCCGAACTCATCATCGCCCAGGCGGCTGATCCATCCCGCTGTGTGCCCCAGCCGGGCGATCCCGATGGCC
This window contains:
- a CDS encoding ParA family protein gives rise to the protein MTTVYAFANQKGGVGKTTTAVNVGAYLAAAGYRVLLADIDPQANATSSIGISVADLSRSIYDALIGNATMEEVIIPTRRPRLSVAPSSPALAGAEVELVGIEGRERLLARALAQVWAHYDFVFIDSPPSLGLLTVNGLAAARDGVIIPVQCEYLALEGLTRLLQTIQLVRTRLNPGLRIAGMVLTMYDARTNLSQQVAEEVRRHFPNQVFETVIPRNVRLSEAPSYGEPILTYAPSSTGALAYAALAQEIAMRARRSNAQKPGAPSLSVERTSGGGAK
- a CDS encoding ribokinase, which translates into the protein MDFLVIGHITKDLQPNGFTLGGTATYAALTARRLGRRAAILTRADPSIIRNGYYKGIDVHILPSLYTTTFRNVYRNGHRQQFVSEIAEPITITSVPPQWRHPRIVLLGPVAQEVDPEMAAAFPHSLVGVVPQGWLRRWDESGRVLPQPWEHAETVLKAARVLVLSDEDLGGDYAPLKQYTAYTEIVVLTQASRGCIVYWRGEAHHVPPRPAKEVDPTGAGDVFTAAFLIRLDETGDPLAAAHFANVVASFSVEAPGVQGIPTRETVEAWLAEHV
- a CDS encoding sugar kinase yields the protein MPEVITLGETMILFSPETDGPLRYVDRFQRRAAGAESNVAIGIARLGHTAGWISRLGDDEFGHYIRTSLRGEGVDVSRVRMDPDHPTGVMFRERGLMGRVEVIYYRRGSAASHLSPEDLDQAYFRGARLLHLTGITPALSASCRATVYRSIELGREAGLTISFDPNLRLKLWPLDEARRVLRDLAGQADIVLVGLEEGETIFQCEGERALAEAILAGGAKVVVVKLGAQGAYLRTGQEEARVPAYPVPHVVDPVGAGDGFDAGILAGWLKGWEWPDCLRLGALVGALAVTVPGDVEGYPDMAQVQCYWGQRPPAPGQVAR